In the genome of Acetobacter oryzifermentans, one region contains:
- a CDS encoding phage tail length tape measure family protein, with protein MAKVSEVINEVITRFVVDDQTAQPTEAAGARIDTLLDKTDALVENGARLGTSLKEGMEDTETAISSAVEAATAGAGKVENSLGHLEDGISQISHDVLLGAGNAEKALTSIDTAAENTAGAADQIGTSFEDGLGIITKSAEDMGAVITEAATDADKALSGIGATSDQVSASAGKMGASFDDVLSDTKKSAEDLVTVITRSATSADKTWQNSAARTGDSISKIQRQIRLAQDEYDRLDARGVEAIGSGSTSPEDVTRVLDAQREKIDALVQQEAKLRLEQTATAETFTKMGEDGSSASAVLEKLSAAEMAEVMSLRELRSAFENNLLSLNGYRKGVQDITADYAAMQRASDGALSSIASSYQSNLNSNLGISLPSNDLSASRLEDVTGAFADADAIRAKIVPLAAAERDYANAVAEADSALATGIINQKEYDAYVDKATDSLNRQKAAQGGNAASVKLTSFEMGILADETHKFFDQVLAGGSPLQAAFYQVPNMVQVMGGLDGALARVASGLAGPAGLAIAAGAAGAAILGVGKYAESEQESLAQLSTHLRATRADYNDMATSAENAARALHDQYDDISLSDSRTTVQTIAAVPTVDASQIQRLTADSRDLAAVMNTTVPDAAKTLAAALEDPDKEAQALADQHLPGFNAGLVLSVQHMVQMGQQADAVSLVIQKLESAIHGAADQGLTPFQAAWRKLSDEMGGASSAIAAETRSIGDLFVSMATEGINAADDLVKQLKKLPDELSSIWSSIKAGSSSGFSWLEGKIEKLMPENLQKLMAQGNTADPTFSMPTNTAANHSLVHDGGISAVQSMINQVAQEQHLNGDITSLMHAIAPAESSTGQYLHGQVVRSSAGAIGAMQVKPINAAGNDLTDLHGNVSASADYLVHLYDKYHHNQKLVAMAYNWGETALDEYISGKRTTIPKETSDYVTKVTGGNAYSAVESARMDQSVSSQVSKGDPSVAGQHDDLTRSLQGEYTALGNLDKERQAGIISQKEWSDQTKIIHGQIDATSASLANLRDPLQEVDHSQTLAAQSASALTGYDRQMVSVAQEIDQAQQKQNGAHASAAQIMAAQAREQSILADQWNAGTAALGDQTQALDKVNAAYADGKISAEDATEYVSAYMDAENSFQKDTPEFLQAMQERIAKAKAWSVAQQNTQIIGQTNQNMDQVAILQTETSLIGSNDDARQKLIAHMEVEQQLYREGRSLTDEYSQKLLASTDALSNATAEYQHAQQVMSDFTGTISDMTDQLSDGVVQGFVQGTSAGMSFKSMLQGVEASVASTVARLALVNPLLNSIDGQSRTTLGDIGSLFSADDKSSSLGALGNLSGLSIGQQQAYRNSVAENAMPASDWAPTANVGMLSSVGSSSALENLFSGKAADGSGIFSSFGSAVSSIGSYMGMAGAAFGIGEMAYNLLAPLFAKREKDYQYVSVDNGQLGISGHVYKDIHDNDNVASGLQTDLDSINNAFDYTGVSATNTDTIGKVGWSKKGKKSTTYSLTDLLPDLDLTSSDATMQQELKQLMPSSFDSVDTFTQDLESLKSLADELDSMKVSVSKFDDSSHVTVDHFTGYTGDMAKALSTLDGGTYSVDDLQSKFEAIEEFVGTTMPGLLDVTASGSESLMQQVDDLKQKYQDAANTAASYGLDAQALLDKGNAIAAAMIANEQTTLSQSDQSVQARYLSATGDQEGADLLNQQVSAAQEIQQLQDNWRGFLGDNFADNVTYQQQLADLEKTQNAERLQIQQEYQEKSLEAQQEYLDQADQSVASVFSNLGTYVQGLATSDASPLSVEDQYKAANDNLNTDYQAAMGGDYNALSRLQSDAQSDLTLAKEWFGSGADYAKEFQKNLTMLQSVANVDTGQFTAALAKQLSADAVDATNQVKQAVDSMKTAVVLELKQFMRAASVK; from the coding sequence ATGGCTAAAGTTTCTGAGGTTATCAATGAAGTCATCACCCGTTTTGTGGTGGATGACCAGACTGCACAGCCCACGGAAGCCGCTGGCGCACGCATAGACACGCTTCTGGATAAAACTGATGCGCTGGTAGAAAATGGCGCACGTCTTGGCACATCCCTTAAAGAGGGGATGGAGGATACAGAAACAGCCATTTCCAGTGCTGTGGAAGCTGCCACGGCCGGGGCGGGAAAGGTTGAAAATTCTTTAGGCCACCTGGAAGATGGTATTTCCCAAATCAGTCATGATGTGCTGCTTGGCGCAGGTAATGCTGAAAAAGCCCTTACATCGATTGATACAGCGGCAGAAAATACAGCCGGAGCAGCAGACCAGATCGGCACATCTTTTGAAGATGGCTTAGGTATTATCACAAAATCTGCTGAAGACATGGGCGCTGTGATCACAGAGGCGGCCACTGATGCGGATAAAGCTCTGTCTGGAATTGGAGCAACATCTGACCAGGTCTCTGCTTCTGCGGGCAAAATGGGGGCCTCTTTTGACGATGTTCTGAGCGATACCAAAAAATCTGCTGAAGATCTGGTGACGGTTATCACCCGTAGCGCCACCAGTGCGGATAAGACCTGGCAAAATTCTGCTGCACGTACGGGGGACAGTATTTCCAAGATCCAGCGCCAGATCCGTCTGGCACAGGATGAGTATGACCGGCTGGATGCCCGTGGTGTTGAAGCCATTGGAAGCGGCAGCACCAGTCCGGAAGATGTTACGCGCGTTCTGGATGCCCAGCGGGAAAAGATTGATGCCCTGGTGCAGCAGGAAGCAAAGCTGCGTCTGGAACAGACTGCTACGGCAGAAACCTTCACCAAAATGGGTGAAGATGGTTCCAGCGCATCTGCTGTTCTGGAAAAGCTCTCTGCCGCTGAAATGGCAGAAGTCATGTCCCTGCGTGAGCTGCGGTCTGCCTTTGAAAACAATCTGCTGTCCCTGAACGGATACCGCAAGGGCGTGCAGGATATCACGGCAGATTATGCCGCCATGCAGCGTGCCTCTGATGGCGCTCTGTCCAGCATTGCCAGTTCCTACCAGAGCAATCTCAACAGCAATCTGGGCATCAGCCTGCCCAGTAATGATCTGAGCGCATCCCGTCTGGAGGATGTCACCGGCGCTTTTGCGGATGCCGATGCCATTCGGGCCAAGATTGTGCCACTGGCAGCGGCTGAACGCGATTACGCCAATGCTGTTGCAGAAGCTGATAGTGCTCTGGCAACAGGCATTATCAATCAGAAAGAATATGATGCCTATGTGGACAAGGCTACAGATAGTCTGAACCGCCAGAAAGCCGCGCAAGGTGGAAATGCGGCATCCGTTAAGCTGACTTCGTTCGAAATGGGTATTCTGGCAGACGAAACCCATAAGTTTTTTGATCAGGTTCTGGCTGGTGGCAGCCCATTGCAGGCCGCGTTCTATCAGGTGCCCAATATGGTGCAGGTGATGGGCGGTCTGGATGGCGCGCTGGCGCGAGTAGCAAGCGGCTTGGCAGGCCCCGCCGGTCTGGCCATTGCAGCGGGTGCAGCGGGTGCGGCCATTCTTGGCGTGGGCAAATATGCGGAAAGCGAACAGGAAAGCCTCGCACAGCTTTCCACCCATCTGCGTGCCACGCGGGCCGATTACAATGATATGGCCACATCTGCTGAAAATGCCGCCCGTGCGTTGCATGACCAGTATGATGATATCTCGCTCTCAGACAGCCGCACCACAGTGCAGACCATTGCGGCTGTGCCTACGGTGGATGCCAGCCAGATCCAGCGTCTGACAGCAGACAGCCGAGATCTGGCTGCGGTCATGAACACCACGGTACCAGATGCCGCCAAGACACTGGCAGCAGCATTGGAAGATCCGGACAAGGAAGCACAGGCGCTGGCAGATCAGCATTTGCCCGGCTTCAACGCTGGGTTGGTGCTGAGCGTGCAGCATATGGTGCAGATGGGCCAGCAGGCTGATGCCGTTTCCCTGGTGATCCAGAAGCTGGAAAGCGCCATTCATGGGGCTGCCGATCAGGGCCTGACACCATTTCAGGCGGCTTGGCGCAAGCTGAGCGATGAAATGGGCGGTGCATCCAGCGCCATTGCAGCAGAAACCCGTAGCATTGGAGATCTGTTTGTCTCCATGGCGACTGAGGGCATCAACGCTGCGGATGATCTGGTCAAGCAGCTTAAAAAACTGCCTGATGAACTCTCCAGCATTTGGAGTAGCATCAAAGCTGGATCATCTAGCGGCTTTAGCTGGCTGGAAGGCAAGATTGAAAAGCTGATGCCTGAAAACCTGCAAAAGCTCATGGCGCAGGGTAACACGGCAGATCCTACGTTCTCCATGCCCACCAACACAGCCGCAAACCATAGCCTTGTGCATGATGGTGGCATTTCTGCTGTGCAAAGCATGATCAATCAGGTGGCGCAAGAACAGCACCTGAATGGTGATATCACCAGTCTGATGCACGCTATTGCACCAGCGGAAAGCAGCACGGGCCAATATCTACATGGGCAGGTCGTGCGCTCCAGCGCAGGTGCCATTGGCGCCATGCAGGTGAAGCCCATAAATGCGGCCGGAAATGATCTGACAGATCTGCACGGCAATGTGTCTGCCAGTGCGGACTATCTGGTGCACCTGTATGATAAATATCACCACAATCAAAAACTTGTGGCGATGGCCTATAATTGGGGTGAAACGGCGCTGGATGAATATATCAGCGGCAAGCGCACAACTATCCCCAAGGAAACGTCTGATTATGTCACCAAGGTTACGGGCGGCAATGCTTACAGCGCTGTTGAAAGTGCCCGGATGGATCAGTCTGTTTCGTCTCAGGTCTCAAAGGGTGACCCAAGTGTTGCTGGCCAGCATGATGATTTAACCCGCTCCCTACAGGGTGAATACACTGCTCTGGGAAATTTGGACAAGGAACGCCAAGCTGGCATTATTTCCCAGAAAGAGTGGTCTGATCAGACAAAAATTATTCATGGCCAGATAGACGCTACCAGCGCCTCTCTTGCCAACCTGCGAGATCCCTTGCAGGAAGTGGATCATTCACAAACGCTGGCCGCGCAAAGTGCATCTGCCTTAACGGGTTATGACCGGCAGATGGTCAGCGTGGCGCAGGAAATTGATCAGGCGCAGCAGAAGCAGAATGGGGCACATGCATCTGCTGCTCAGATTATGGCGGCGCAGGCGCGTGAGCAATCCATTCTGGCAGACCAGTGGAATGCTGGCACCGCCGCTCTTGGAGATCAGACGCAGGCTCTGGATAAAGTCAACGCGGCCTATGCTGATGGTAAAATATCAGCAGAGGATGCAACGGAATATGTTTCTGCCTACATGGATGCGGAAAACAGCTTCCAAAAAGATACGCCTGAATTTCTGCAAGCCATGCAGGAAAGAATTGCCAAGGCAAAAGCATGGAGTGTTGCCCAGCAGAATACCCAGATAATCGGCCAGACCAATCAAAACATGGATCAGGTTGCTATCTTGCAAACTGAAACATCCCTGATCGGTTCCAATGATGATGCACGCCAGAAACTGATTGCCCATATGGAAGTAGAGCAACAGCTTTATAGGGAAGGCCGATCATTAACAGATGAATATTCCCAGAAGCTGCTGGCCAGCACAGATGCTCTTTCTAATGCCACGGCAGAATACCAGCATGCACAGCAGGTGATGAGTGATTTTACCGGCACCATCAGCGATATGACAGACCAGCTTTCTGATGGTGTTGTGCAGGGATTTGTGCAAGGCACATCAGCAGGAATGTCTTTCAAAAGCATGTTGCAAGGTGTGGAAGCATCTGTTGCCAGTACAGTTGCGCGGTTGGCATTGGTTAATCCGCTATTGAACAGCATAGATGGTCAATCCCGCACTACGCTGGGGGATATCGGTAGTCTGTTCTCCGCTGATGATAAAAGCAGTTCATTGGGCGCTTTGGGTAATCTCTCTGGGTTGTCCATCGGACAGCAACAGGCATATCGCAATTCAGTTGCAGAAAATGCTATGCCTGCTTCTGACTGGGCGCCTACTGCAAATGTGGGAATGCTCTCATCAGTTGGTTCATCTTCCGCGCTGGAAAACCTGTTTTCTGGCAAGGCAGCTGATGGCAGCGGCATTTTCAGCAGCTTTGGCAGTGCTGTTTCCTCCATCGGTTCCTACATGGGAATGGCAGGCGCGGCCTTCGGCATTGGTGAGATGGCTTACAACCTGCTGGCACCCTTATTCGCCAAGCGGGAAAAAGACTATCAATACGTTTCCGTGGATAACGGCCAGCTTGGAATAAGCGGCCATGTTTACAAGGATATTCATGACAATGATAACGTAGCATCCGGCCTTCAGACTGATCTGGACAGCATCAACAATGCGTTCGACTACACGGGCGTATCTGCCACAAACACGGATACCATCGGCAAGGTTGGCTGGTCTAAAAAGGGCAAGAAATCCACCACCTACAGCCTGACAGATCTGCTGCCTGATCTGGATCTGACAAGTTCAGACGCCACCATGCAGCAGGAGCTGAAGCAGCTCATGCCATCCAGTTTCGATAGCGTGGACACGTTCACGCAGGATCTGGAAAGCCTGAAAAGCCTTGCAGACGAACTGGACAGCATGAAAGTGTCTGTCTCAAAGTTTGATGACAGTTCCCACGTCACGGTGGATCATTTCACCGGCTACACGGGGGATATGGCCAAGGCGCTTTCCACTCTGGATGGTGGCACCTATTCCGTAGATGACCTGCAAAGCAAGTTTGAGGCTATTGAGGAATTTGTAGGCACCACAATGCCAGGGCTTCTGGATGTTACGGCATCCGGTTCCGAAAGCCTGATGCAGCAGGTGGATGACCTGAAGCAGAAATACCAGGACGCCGCCAACACGGCAGCATCCTACGGTCTGGATGCCCAGGCGCTGCTTGATAAGGGCAATGCCATTGCTGCTGCCATGATTGCCAATGAGCAAACCACGCTTTCGCAATCTGATCAGTCCGTGCAGGCACGTTATCTGTCTGCCACGGGTGATCAGGAAGGTGCGGATCTGCTCAATCAGCAGGTATCAGCAGCGCAGGAAATCCAGCAGTTGCAGGATAACTGGCGGGGCTTTCTGGGTGACAACTTTGCCGATAACGTCACCTACCAGCAGCAGCTTGCAGATCTGGAGAAAACCCAGAATGCCGAGCGGTTGCAGATCCAGCAGGAGTATCAGGAGAAATCTCTTGAGGCGCAGCAGGAATATCTGGATCAGGCAGATCAATCCGTGGCGTCTGTGTTCTCCAATCTGGGCACATATGTGCAAGGTCTGGCCACGTCTGATGCCTCGCCTTTGTCTGTGGAAGATCAATACAAGGCCGCCAACGATAATCTGAACACTGATTATCAGGCGGCCATGGGTGGTGATTACAACGCGCTTTCGCGCCTGCAATCGGATGCCCAATCTGATCTGACACTGGCCAAGGAGTGGTTTGGTTCCGGTGCTGATTACGCAAAGGAATTTCAGAAAAACCTGACCATGCTGCAATCCGTAGCCAACGTGGACACGGGACAGTTTACGGCAGCCTTGGCCAAGCAGCTTTCTGCTGATGCGGTAGATGCCACAAACCAAGTCAAACAAGCGGTGGACAGCATGAAAACTGCTGTTGTTCTGGAATTAAAGCAGTTCATGCGGGCTGCCAGCGTAAAGTAA
- a CDS encoding phage tail tube protein — MAFFIEVNMAFTGATAGLAAGAQTNDTLMDFVLEVTYATPPSGNYQALRITGESFSRGQTTARPEEINALKQVSQSVVTQVSASGTISGALSSGTFDDLIAGVMGEDWSEAPPSVTINSKATPAITGTVHLKNSYHSGRDIITIPASALVNFPTSGTVHVVDKIAGIDVFAVYILNNISNPGLEFSPGTLPIADATVLSDGATITLADIQNGSLDKTFTIRKKLLGKFLLYPGSLVTQVQFQLQQAQFGTVSVDVTSANETQSATDIATAVLAAPSGDVHNSVNNFLGATVFGDAPQGCLTQFTCTLARDGSANDYGMGHADACGVRTGQFTASGSIEFYFRSWDEYTACIAGTQGPIVVKTVDDSGNGYAFVFTNAALRNGKVNSSQTNQTVKASFDIEGNPAPDGGATFAIFRLSGVAATGS; from the coding sequence GTGGCCTTTTTTATTGAGGTAAACATGGCTTTTACTGGAGCCACAGCAGGGCTGGCTGCTGGCGCACAAACCAATGATACGCTCATGGATTTTGTGCTGGAGGTAACCTATGCCACGCCGCCTTCGGGCAATTATCAGGCATTGCGCATCACGGGTGAAAGTTTCTCACGCGGGCAGACAACGGCGCGGCCGGAAGAAATCAATGCGCTCAAGCAGGTTTCTCAATCTGTTGTCACGCAGGTTTCCGCATCAGGCACCATTTCTGGCGCTCTGTCATCTGGCACATTTGATGATCTGATTGCTGGCGTGATGGGAGAGGATTGGTCAGAAGCACCCCCATCTGTTACAATCAATTCAAAAGCAACGCCGGCCATAACTGGCACCGTTCACCTGAAAAATTCCTATCACAGTGGGCGTGATATTATCACAATACCCGCCTCTGCGCTCGTGAATTTCCCAACATCGGGCACTGTGCATGTGGTGGATAAAATTGCTGGAATTGACGTTTTTGCCGTCTATATTCTGAATAATATTTCAAACCCCGGTTTGGAATTTTCTCCTGGCACGTTGCCGATTGCGGATGCCACAGTATTGAGTGATGGCGCCACCATTACTCTGGCTGATATCCAGAATGGCTCTTTGGATAAAACCTTCACCATTCGCAAAAAGCTTCTAGGAAAATTCCTGCTTTATCCAGGCAGTCTGGTGACGCAGGTGCAATTCCAGTTACAACAGGCGCAGTTTGGCACTGTCAGCGTAGATGTCACCAGTGCGAACGAAACACAGTCCGCCACAGATATTGCAACCGCAGTGCTGGCCGCGCCATCCGGCGATGTTCATAACTCGGTCAACAATTTTCTGGGTGCTACGGTCTTCGGCGATGCGCCGCAGGGCTGCCTGACGCAGTTTACCTGCACGCTGGCGCGTGATGGATCTGCCAATGATTATGGCATGGGGCATGCTGATGCGTGTGGTGTGCGCACTGGCCAGTTTACGGCATCTGGCAGTATTGAGTTCTATTTCCGCAGCTGGGATGAATACACTGCCTGTATTGCAGGCACACAGGGGCCGATTGTTGTAAAAACCGTTGACGATAGCGGCAACGGTTATGCCTTTGTATTTACCAATGCGGCGTTGCGGAATGGTAAAGTGAACAGCTCACAAACCAATCAGACCGTGAAAGCCTCGTTTGATATTGAGGGTAACCCGGCACCCGATGGTGGCGCCACGTTTGCCATTTTCCGTCTGAGCGGCGTTGCGGCTACCGGTTCCTGA
- a CDS encoding phage head-tail connector protein: MTVAVITPAEKTDLVTLESVKTYLQISDDSQDARLGQLITAASGCFTDYLGRPLALQTYRERWTLRGRIPGVNLSNGPVATILSASVDGAAWSGPLDECDVDRKNARIMASAFLPPRQMVFHRPVVVDITYIAGFLLPGMDIPTPENPLLALQVQTLPASVASGCLSTIQMLSCAAGRDPLLKSESTQGVGSASYGTLDPTIGGLTPDAVGALDRLGIAADWMA, from the coding sequence ATGACAGTTGCAGTCATTACACCTGCCGAAAAAACAGATCTGGTAACGCTGGAGAGTGTGAAAACATATCTCCAGATCTCGGATGATAGCCAAGATGCCCGGCTTGGGCAGCTTATCACCGCTGCATCTGGCTGCTTTACCGATTATTTGGGGCGTCCGTTGGCGCTCCAAACCTATCGGGAGCGCTGGACGCTGCGTGGCCGCATTCCGGGCGTCAATCTGTCCAATGGGCCAGTTGCCACCATTTTATCTGCATCTGTGGATGGGGCGGCATGGTCTGGCCCGCTGGATGAATGCGATGTTGACCGCAAGAATGCACGTATCATGGCATCTGCATTCCTGCCGCCACGGCAAATGGTTTTTCATAGGCCTGTTGTAGTGGATATCACCTACATAGCGGGCTTTCTGTTGCCTGGTATGGATATTCCTACACCAGAAAACCCGCTCCTGGCCTTGCAGGTACAAACCCTGCCTGCTTCCGTGGCTTCTGGCTGCCTGAGCACCATTCAGATGCTGAGTTGCGCCGCTGGGCGTGACCCGCTTCTGAAATCAGAAAGCACGCAAGGGGTGGGTTCGGCATCTTATGGCACGCTAGATCCTACCATTGGTGGACTGACGCCAGATGCCGTTGGCGCATTGGATCGGCTTGGCATTGCTGCGGATTGGATGGCCTGA
- a CDS encoding phage major capsid protein, which yields MPVRDRITALRSRQAEVHAEMDNILAASESNEAGDLTEEQTAAYDQLRAEDDRLTASIERETDMERRRAAAARPMAPLPAGNPGSRSTVPTQAEQKLAPGIKFSRLVQAVAATRGEGGMRAVLDFSEKTWGSTFAAAAADNMEQSVDVQGGFLVNTDYSTDLIEALRPAVAVRKMGAVSVPMPNGNLTFRKQTGTSNAQWMGERAPVPTSAPEINMVAMKAKKLGALVPITNDLLRYNSIQTDNLVRDDVTLSVATEEDQQFIRGAASDFAPAGLRYLANAANVIAANATVNVQNVRNDLGKLRLALTKNNVPMRSPGYIINPTLVEFLSQLQTSTGALAFPEIEDGRIGAFPYASTTSVPDNLGTAGNESELYFADFSQILIGDALQTTLAISTEASYVDAAGVTRSAFQNDETLVRVIEAVDLNTRYDSAIAVLTGAAWFPGAVAGQ from the coding sequence ATGCCCGTTCGTGACCGCATCACAGCACTCCGCAGTCGTCAGGCCGAAGTGCATGCCGAAATGGACAATATTCTGGCTGCATCAGAAAGCAATGAAGCTGGCGATCTGACAGAAGAGCAAACCGCAGCATATGACCAGTTGCGGGCAGAAGATGATCGCCTAACAGCCAGTATTGAGCGGGAAACTGACATGGAGCGCCGCCGCGCAGCAGCTGCGCGGCCGATGGCGCCTCTGCCTGCAGGAAATCCCGGTAGCCGCTCTACGGTTCCGACTCAGGCTGAGCAAAAGCTTGCTCCCGGCATCAAGTTTTCCCGTCTGGTGCAGGCTGTTGCTGCCACCCGTGGTGAAGGCGGCATGCGTGCTGTTCTGGATTTTTCAGAAAAAACGTGGGGTTCCACTTTCGCTGCCGCTGCGGCTGACAACATGGAACAGTCTGTAGATGTGCAGGGTGGTTTCCTGGTCAATACCGATTATTCCACAGATCTGATTGAGGCCCTGCGTCCTGCTGTGGCCGTTCGGAAAATGGGTGCGGTTTCCGTGCCGATGCCAAATGGCAATCTGACCTTCCGTAAGCAGACCGGCACATCCAATGCCCAGTGGATGGGGGAGCGTGCTCCTGTGCCAACATCAGCACCTGAAATCAATATGGTAGCGATGAAAGCTAAAAAATTGGGGGCATTGGTGCCGATCACCAATGATCTGCTGCGTTACAATTCAATTCAGACAGACAATCTGGTGCGCGATGACGTCACGCTTTCGGTAGCTACCGAAGAAGATCAGCAGTTCATTCGCGGAGCCGCTTCTGATTTTGCGCCTGCTGGTCTGCGTTACCTGGCTAATGCCGCCAATGTCATTGCGGCAAATGCTACGGTCAATGTGCAGAATGTGCGCAATGATCTTGGGAAACTCCGCCTGGCACTCACCAAGAATAACGTGCCCATGAGGTCTCCGGGTTACATCATCAATCCGACTCTGGTGGAATTCCTGAGCCAACTTCAAACCTCTACTGGTGCGCTGGCTTTCCCTGAAATTGAAGATGGACGGATTGGTGCCTTTCCCTATGCCAGCACCACATCTGTGCCTGATAACCTTGGCACTGCCGGCAATGAGTCTGAGCTGTATTTTGCAGATTTTTCCCAAATCCTGATTGGGGATGCTCTCCAGACTACGTTGGCAATCAGTACGGAGGCATCTTACGTGGATGCTGCGGGGGTTACGCGCTCCGCATTCCAGAATGATGAAACGCTGGTGCGTGTGATTGAGGCTGTGGATCTGAACACGCGTTACGATAGCGCCATTGCGGTGCTGACAGGGGCTGCATGGTTCCCTGGTGCGGTCGCGGGGCAGTAA
- a CDS encoding S49 family peptidase: MTRYYALEAIRAQPWAILPAHLGAIEAIAARALEAPVLDVLRADGHAERYQTMLSAVADTGKRMNGTNNVTLNKQGVATIPVMGPIFPRANLLTEFSGATDLNSLSADLQAALSSADVKQILMVFDSPGGVTTGVSDMASQIAASSKPITAFVPGMAASAAYWLASQCSTILMDNTALVGSIGVVMSGAKQVEPDANGMMEVDIVSSNAPNKRLDVTSDDDQAQIRTVLDDLEAVFLQAVARGRHTSVDNVKQNFGQGGMKVANSAISAGMADGISTLSATLAKLGAATPPKTPVKSAPRRAAAMADLEARRKLAEGHA; encoded by the coding sequence ATGACACGATATTATGCGCTGGAAGCGATCAGGGCACAGCCCTGGGCGATCCTTCCCGCACATCTAGGTGCTATTGAGGCCATTGCTGCCCGTGCGCTGGAAGCCCCCGTGCTGGATGTTCTGCGGGCTGATGGGCATGCAGAACGCTATCAGACCATGCTTTCAGCCGTGGCTGATACCGGCAAGCGCATGAACGGCACAAACAACGTCACGCTCAACAAGCAGGGCGTTGCCACCATTCCTGTCATGGGGCCGATTTTCCCGCGTGCCAATCTGCTAACAGAGTTTTCAGGCGCGACAGATCTTAACAGCCTGTCGGCAGATCTTCAGGCGGCGCTGTCCAGTGCGGACGTCAAGCAGATCCTCATGGTGTTTGACAGCCCCGGCGGTGTCACCACGGGTGTGAGTGACATGGCCAGCCAGATTGCGGCATCCAGCAAGCCTATCACGGCCTTTGTGCCGGGTATGGCTGCATCTGCCGCCTATTGGCTGGCAAGCCAGTGCTCCACCATCCTGATGGATAATACAGCCCTGGTTGGCTCCATCGGCGTGGTTATGTCTGGCGCAAAGCAGGTAGAGCCAGACGCAAACGGCATGATGGAGGTGGATATTGTCAGCTCCAATGCCCCAAACAAGCGGCTGGACGTCACATCCGATGATGATCAGGCGCAGATCCGCACCGTACTGGATGATCTGGAGGCCGTATTTCTCCAGGCTGTCGCACGGGGCCGCCACACATCGGTGGACAACGTAAAACAGAATTTCGGCCAAGGCGGCATGAAGGTGGCAAACAGCGCCATTTCAGCCGGAATGGCCGATGGTATCAGCACGCTTTCGGCCACCTTGGCCAAGCTTGGTGCCGCAACCCCTCCAAAAACCCCGGTAAAATCCGCTCCACGTCGCGCCGCTGCAATGGCGGATCTGGAAGCACGCCGGAAACTCGCAGAAGGACACGCGTAA